A genomic stretch from Bosea sp. F3-2 includes:
- a CDS encoding CatB-related O-acetyltransferase — protein MPSDLEGVIAPEDRDWRPSRLQGWWAGLPAVPRGWLRKRLNPDNQTRLHLAHLTARRPGQFVFGLYTYGRPKVRFPESGAKLAIGRYGSIADGVEILLGGNHRLDWATTYPFPALPRLWPETAGMTGHDTTRGDVVIGHDVWLGSQCMIMSGVRIGHGAVVAARAVVTRDVPPYAIVAGNPARIVRLRFDEATVAALLESRWWELPRERLAPLLPLLMSERIAEFVATVRTRAATGA, from the coding sequence ATGCCCTCTGATCTGGAGGGCGTCATCGCTCCCGAGGATCGCGACTGGCGCCCTTCGCGCCTGCAGGGATGGTGGGCAGGGCTGCCCGCCGTCCCGCGCGGCTGGCTGCGCAAGCGCTTGAATCCGGACAACCAGACCCGACTGCATCTGGCGCATCTCACCGCCCGGCGGCCGGGCCAGTTCGTCTTCGGCCTCTATACCTATGGCCGGCCGAAGGTGCGCTTCCCTGAAAGCGGCGCGAAGCTTGCCATCGGCCGCTACGGCTCGATCGCCGACGGCGTCGAGATCCTGCTGGGCGGCAATCACCGGCTCGACTGGGCGACCACCTACCCCTTCCCGGCCCTGCCGCGTCTCTGGCCGGAGACGGCGGGCATGACCGGCCACGACACCACGCGTGGCGACGTCGTCATCGGTCACGACGTCTGGCTCGGCTCGCAATGCATGATCATGTCCGGCGTCCGCATCGGCCATGGCGCCGTGGTGGCGGCGCGGGCCGTGGTGACGCGCGACGTGCCGCCCTATGCAATCGTCGCCGGCAATCCGGCCCGCATCGTCAGGTTGCGCTTCGATGAAGCGACGGTCGCGGCACTTCTCGAGAGCCGCTGGTGGGAGCTTCCCCGTGAACGGCTCGCTCCGCTCCTGCCGCTTCTCATGAGCGAGCGGATCGCGGAGTTCGTCGCCACGGTCAGGACGCGCGCAGCAACCGGCGCTTGA